GGTTCGCTGGTCTGATGTGGCGCTGAATTATTTGGTACGTTTATGCAATGATCATCTGTTACTTCTTTGCTAGCTCCCTGGCAAAGTGGTGTAGATGATCGTTTGTTGGATAGTGTGAAATTCCCGTTTGGTTGAAGATCGCCTATACATATTAAGGTATCAGTGATTGTTTATATTTTTAGGTCCATTTATGTAATGATAATCTGTTACATTTTTGCTAGCCCCCCTGTGAAGCGGTGTAGATGATCATTTGGTGGATAGTGTGAAATTTCAGTTTGGTTAAAGAATGACTGATACATTTTAAGGCATGAGTGACTGTTTGTATTCCTTTTTATCTGGTCTTTGGCTGATTGAACTGGAAGTTGATGCCACTGCTGGAAATAATCATGAGTTTGTAGTTTTAGTAGTCTGCTTCTTCATGACGTCGTGAGTCTTTTTCCTTACCTGATTCTTGATGACATTGGAAGCCCTCCCCCCAAGTAGTCTGATTCTTGACGAGGCCTTGATTTTGAAGTTACTTTTATTTGTGGTGGCCTCTCTTTCAGTATAGAGCATGCTAGTTTCCCTTTACCAGAAAATTATGGTTATGTTCTACCAAGATTAAAATGATAATTGTCTAATATATTTAATGCCTTTTGCTGTAAGCTTTAGGATGTTGTTAAGTCCATGACACGTTCACCCGTTCACCCTTTTTAGGCTTCCGCTGTGGGGGACGCTAATGAAACCGAAACCCAGCATGCTTCCGCTGTGGGGGGCGGTAATGAAACCAAAACCCAGCATGTTCATGCACGTCCAAGCTCGAGGATACCATGGGGTCTCAGTCTCAGAGAAGAGAAACTTGCGGGATCACAAACGTAGAATTCTTGCAGCAAAATATGAGCTGAGAGGAAAGCTTTATAAGGCTGTCTGTAGGGACCCTGAACTTCCATCAGATATGCGGGATAAGTTTCGCTATAAGTTGTCCAAGCTGCCAAGAAATAGTAACATGACACGTCTTAGAAACCGCTGTATTTTCACGGGCCGCTCTCGTGGTGTCTACCAGAAATTCCGCATGTCTCGTATCGTGTTCCGCACCTTGGCAAACAAGGGTGAACTGATGGGTGTTAAGAAAGCGTCTTGGTAGATGTTAACAGCTGGGTAGAAGAAAGAACTAGCTCTTCAGTAGTCCAGCAAAATAAGGTTGCCCTCTTTCAGTGTTTGATTCCTGAAACTATCTGTCAAGCTTTTTTTGCCAACAAACGGCATGGTTCTCTCTTTATTTAGTTGAAGCAGTGTAATGTACTGTTTTTTATGCTATTCAGCATTTATGAAGCTAAAGATTCTGTTGTTTAAGGTTTCTACAAGCTGGCTGTTTGATTCAGTATTTATCTGATCTGGCTTTACTTCATGTTTTCACTGAGATTGCATATCTGATCCTCTGATTTATCATATTTGTCACCATGCTCCTGTCATAACATATAATTTAAAACATGATCTGATATAAGGCACATGAAAATTTGAATATCTTTTGACTAATAATTGCAACTCCCCTTAGTCAGAAGAAACTGGAAACAGAATCAGAGGTTTTAGTCGTTTGTCACTTGTACAAGCATCTCATTTCACATATCTGCAAGTGTTTCAAATGTCTTCAGCCCTTTGGATTGGGCTTACGCCTGTAGAGTCTGAGAGATATGACATGCTTCTTTGGCGTGTGCCGTAAACACATTCGTCCTTCCAGGTGGATCCAAGACAGCCGTGATGAGTTCACAAAGGAGCGCCTCGACTCCATCAACGACGAGTTCAAGCTGTACCGCTGCCACACCATCAAGAACTGCACGCATGCCTGCCCCAAGGGGCTCAACCCGGCGAAGCAGATCGACACAATAAAGAAGCTGCAGCTCGGAGCCTGAGTGAGGTCTACTACCCCGTGGAGATGTCGAAAGTTGTAATCAGCTGTCATTTGGTTTGTTTTGGCTCCGTGGTGACGAATAATGGGTGGAAACGCAGGATATTCCCCGCTTGACGATTCCGTGTAGGGAGTGAATAATTGCTACCAGATTTTATTCTTTTCGTGCTGTATCTAGTTTGGTGGTTCATCGTTGATCATCTTTTGATGCATGTCCATGCTTCAAGTAATTCATAAACTTTTGAGTATGTGTTGTCTACTTCCTTCGTCTGAGGAACATAAACGCTTACAGTGCTACCGAGTTTACCACGTCGGCACAGCTTAGCGCAGCTTCCCATCGCTCACCACTCTCGTTGCCTACCAATACAAAGGCAAGGAGGAAAACGGTGGCCGgggcttaggccaactccaccgcgcgaccctattttTTTCCTGTCCGTTTAGGGTAAAACGGATAAAccagacggcccagcgcgcgggcgcaaaTGGACTTTtatccgttttgtgtccgctttcgactcaTCCCCGGTTTAAGTTTGCGtcggttttggggtgaaacggacagtgCGCGGACGGGTTGGACGCGCGCGCTTATCCTTGCCTGGCCCGCCTATCAATGGCACAAAGCAAAACCCCCCGTCCGCCCATTTGGCGCTATTCCCACCAAACCCTCACACGTCCCTCCCgccacccctctccctcccccgtccatggccgacaTCCGGCCGAATTTCGGCGGCCTGGCCGTCGATCCATCCggaaaggtgaagaagaaggcggccaaggcgTCAAGGAAGCCGCAGTCGGAGTGcgcgccggaggagatcgccaagttggacgccgaatcggcgaagaggagggaacggagagcgGTCGCCAAGGTCAATGTcgccgcggccaagttcgccgcccAGCACGATGCGATGGAGGCCGCGCGGCATAAAGCCGCGGTCGACGAGAAGGAGGAcatcgtcaacaaagcgcacgcgctcctcatgcttggcatgggccgtccCGCCGTTTTCTCTGCAGTGGCCGTCGGCTCAacgagcacaggctcgtcggtcgcccggcctcCGCACTACCAGTCGCGGACCACGCCCATGTCGGCCGTCTTtcctccgccaaggcacgacggcTAGACCCGTTTCTCGGGGTCACCGGACGTCGGTTTGTTCGCGCCATGGCATTGCATGACACTTTGCATGGCATAATATCTTAAAAGGATGTGagacgagaagaagcggcaaagcaaggacgagcaaatgaagcaatacctagaccttCAAAGGAAGAagtttgagatggaggaggcggccaagaggaggaagatCAACATGAAGGAGGCGGCCCGACAAAGGCTGTGTTGTCGGCGTGgacaactattcattttggaggttggctgatgccggcgatggacgtgtaggccgctggcCTGATGAACTAGGGCTTGGCTTTCAAACGTATTTTTTTATTTAgacgcggacaggatggggcaaacggatgcgtccgtgcgctgggcgcacggccaccgcatcccaggacacgccCGGGCACGACCCCAttaccctacccaaacggacagaatccggacaaaacgaaCATCTGTTTGAGGTCGCGTGGTGAAGTTGGCCTTATTGTGGGCGTAGACCAAGACGAAAGCGGTCAAGCTGCGGAGCACGAAGATGAACGTCATTACCGTGAACACCTAGCGATGTTTAAATGAAATTGCCGTAAATACCTAGCGACGTTTCAATCCAGATGATCTCCGATCTTGCCTTTTCTTGAGACGAATACGATCTTGTCGTTCGGTACCATAGGGCATTCTAGAGTACGCTTATATTCCTACCGCGAGATATCTCAATTTTCCGACTCATTTCACCGCTCTACCCTACTTCCTCTCATCATCAAAGTCTCCATGTAAATCGTGTGGTCCCCACGTCGTTGCTCCCACAGCCAATGGCATTGCAAGTTGCAGGCCGCGAGATAAGCTTTCAAACCTCGATCGCACACTCGCCGCACAAGATAAGCTAGCCACATCGTTCCTTCTAGAAACGCAGGGGGAGGGCATTGCATTACACACCCTCGCACCTCACACCACCCCTCCATCCACCTTTTTGCCAGCGTGAGAGCTTCTTCTTTCTTGCGAGGGAGAGAGGGTAGCGAGCAACCAGGGAGCTAGGCGTCAATGGCGACCATAGCCACGATGACCATGCTCAAGCCCGCCAAGATCACGGCCAGGTCGGCGCCTTCGTCGTCACCGTCGTCCAGCACCAAGGTGGCGTCCCCGAGCATCTCGCTGCGCAGCCTGCAGAAGAACGCGGCCAAGAAGGGGGCCCTGGCCGTGTCGCCGGCGGCCGCGGCCATGGCGAGCGCCTTCTTCACCTCGCTGGCCTCGTCGGACGCGGCGATGGCGTCGCAGCGGATCgcggacgtggcggcggcggcgcccgcgGACGACAACCGGGGCCTGCTGCTGCTCTTCGTGGTGGCGCCCGCGCTCGGGTGGGTGCTCTACAACATCCTCCAGCCGGCGCTGAACCAGCTCAACAAGATGCGGTCCGAGAAGGCGCTCGTCGCCGGGCTCGGCATCGGCGCCGCCGCGGCCGCGGGCCTGGCCGCCGTGCCGGAGCCGGCCTCCGCCGCCGTGCAGGAGCTCGCCGCACTGGCGGCGGTAGTGCCCGCCGACGACAACCGGGGCCTGCTGCTGCTCTTCGTGGTGGCGCCCGCGCTCGGGTGGGTGCTGTACAACATCCTGCAGCCGGCGCTGAACCAGCTCAACAAAATGCGGTCCAACtgagcgtcgtcgtcgtcgtcgtcgtggcaTCGCATGCGGTCCGGCCGAGTGGGTTCGTATGTTTGCGTTGGTCTATTAAGAGTCGTGGTAGTAGCGTGGAACGTGGTGTGAGTGCCCGCTTGCATACTCTCTAATCTTGTTCCTTCCATTGATCAAATGCAGTACAGCTCTTCTTGTTCTCTCTTCTGCTACGTTCAGTGCAATGTTCTCTTCTGCTACGTTCCAATGCTGGATTGGGGTTTTAGGGCAACTCTAACCGACCCCTAAAAAATAAGGAGGATCTGGCAGAGTAAAACCTTAGCAGAGTATTTTTACTCCACTTAAGATTTGGCCGGATCTAGCAGATCATCAATATATAACGGAGTAAAGTTATTTTTTTTTGTTTATGCACTTCGTCGAACATCGTCATGCGTGTCTATGACGCTGGTGACCCATAGAAGCCCTAGGCCATCTCCCTCGGTCATCGCCCATGCACATCTTTCTGGCCGCGTTCCTGCCGGCCGCCGTTGTAGTTCTATACCTCAAGATGCGGCCGCGCTTCGTGTACCTTGTCGACTACGCCTGCTTCCGCACCAAGCCCAGCCACCGCGTCCCCTTCGGCACATTCCTCAAGCACGCCAAGCTTGTCACCTTCATTGAGGGGGCCTCGATTGACAAGCGCATCATCCGTTTCATGACGCGGCTGCTGGAGCGATCCGGGCTTGGGAAGGAGACGTGCCTGTCCCCGGCGCACCACTTCATCCTGCCATACCAAAACTTGGAGGCCTCGCACGAGGACGTGGAGCTCGTCATCTTCTCTGCCATTGACGACCTACTTGCCCAGACGAGCATCAGCCCCGACGCCATTGACTTCCTCGTCGTCAACTGCAGCCTCTTCGTGCCCATCCCATTCTTCACCGACTGATCATCCACAAGTACAGGATGCGCAGCGACATCTATAAGGTGCACCTCTCCAGTATGGGGTGCAACGCGGGGTGGCCGTTAGGTCAAGTTC
This portion of the Triticum dicoccoides isolate Atlit2015 ecotype Zavitan chromosome 7A, WEW_v2.0, whole genome shotgun sequence genome encodes:
- the LOC119329167 gene encoding photosystem II core complex proteins psbY, chloroplastic-like — its product is MATIATMTMLKPAKITARSAPSSSPSSSTKVASPSISLRSLQKNAAKKGALAVSPAAAAMASAFFTSLASSDAAMASQRIADVAAAAPADDNRGLLLLFVVAPALGWVLYNILQPALNQLNKMRSEKALVAGLGIGAAAAAGLAAVPEPASAAVQELAALAAVVPADDNRGLLLLFVVAPALGWVLYNILQPALNQLNKMRSN